CATTTACTTATCCTTTTAGGATGAACTCATCCACTTATGGACTAAGTTGTGAACCCGTCCACTTAATTATGGATCTGTCCCCTTGTGGACTTGATAATATTAAGCCATCCTTGTGGGATGAACTTGTCCACTTAATGGACATAATCATGGGTCCATCCACCGGTGGACTTAATAGTGAATTCATCCATTCGTGGACTATATGTTGATTCATCCTCACATGATAAGGTTGTCCACTTCTGGTGGTAATTATGAAtccgtccacttatggactaaCTAATTCTGTCcatttgtggacttggtaggcATGTAGAATAAACATGtagaaacaagataaaaaaactcctcttattatgacaAATGCATATAGAAAAATTGTTcgttaaagaaagaaaaaaaaaatcggccCTATGGGCTTAGAAAGTACTGtagcaaaaattaaacaaattggAGAATGAGGAATGTCACTTTTCATATTATTATGTCTGCTGGTAGTATTTTTGGAGATGCTCGGTGTTCCACGGGTGGTGCAACTTCTGTCCGTCTAGTGTTTCCAGATGATAGGTGCCTTTCCTCAGCCATGAAGTGATTCTCTAGGGTCCTTCCTAGTTTGGGCTGAGTTTTCCTTGTGCAGGGTCTCTGGCAGCGCCCAttactttcctcaagacgaggtCTCTAACTTTGAATTCTCGGTGTTTGACTCGagagttgtagtgcttggccatgaggtcctggTCTAATGTGAGTGTCTGTTCAGCTGTCGCCTTGACCTCGTCAACTAGGTCAAGCTGTGGACGCATGGCCTCATCATTCCTCCCTTCATCGTGGTTGTCCACCTTGTAGCTCGTGAGTCTGACCTCAGCTAGGATGACTGTTTCACTTCCGTATGCCAGTCGAAACAGCGTTTCTCCTGTAGGGGTTTTGGCTGTAgtcctgtacgcccatagtACGCTAGGCAACTCTTCTGACCATACACCCTTTTCCCCCTCGAGCCAAGTCTTGATAATTagaagcaaggatcggttcgtgaCCATAACTTGCCCGTTAGCTTGAGGGTGGGCAGGGGAGGAGTAGTGGTTCATGATCCCTAACTATGAGCAAAAGTCCCTAAAAGAGTCGTTGTCGAACTGCTTCCCGTTGTCTGAGACCAAGACCCTAGGGATCTCGTACTTGCAAATGATGTTCTTCCAAATGAAGCTTCGTACGTTCTTCTTTGTGATGGTGGCCAGGGtttcagcttctacccatttggtgaagtagtctatgCCGATTATTAGGAACTTCAGCTGTCTCACTACTATCAGGAATGGGCCATGATGTCCAGTTCCCATTGGGCAAGTGGCCA
This portion of the Castanea sativa cultivar Marrone di Chiusa Pesio chromosome 7, ASM4071231v1 genome encodes:
- the LOC142643186 gene encoding uncharacterized protein LOC142643186, with amino-acid sequence MVTNRSLLLIIKTWLEGEKGVWSEELPSVLWAYRTTAKTPTGETLFRLAYGSETVILAEVRLTSYKVDNHDEGRNDEAMRPQLDLVDEVKATAEQTLTLDQDLMAKHYNSRVKHREFKVRDLVLRKVMGAARDPAQGKLSPN